Proteins from a genomic interval of Paenibacillus sp. FSL R5-0623:
- a CDS encoding extracellular solute-binding protein yields MRLFQRRKAGKASSILAVVTAFTLLLSACSSGSESTSSSGESGSGEKTTLKVEIFDRGNTPAGYTISDSYLTRFIQEKFGDPNNIDVQFVPVPRSEEVQKLNVLMASGSEVPDIVFTYDSGTFNRYAEQGGLTELTDLINQSGPNLKKFLGDETLAYGQYDGQQFAVPGKRLVLGKYASYVRQDWLDALGLPSPETAEELHTTLKAFKEKDPGKVGTGLIPMGMSIASAQYEPLIWSFIEPLTEEQKYTLTQQLGSNDYPTLLPGFKDALKYMNTLYNEGLMSKDFGLDKDKKKLWEDVSNGKVGFYTEDAGEIYISGTYKNLQTNQPGAVITPIDAFKNSEGKFAKPAYAPNAMYVMIPKSSKNAEAAMKYLDWMASGNNLFDLQFGVENENYELVDGVPLIKDDASPEIAGRIYNSGDIAIIVNGKYVGDDKKNEEAYVVQVESKYRDDMRKSVAISNTDTIQPVRFSKPIDAEARYGNGLKDKFMEFFVKTTISKLADFEATYDSMMKDYMASGGQAILDERTEAYNAMK; encoded by the coding sequence ATGAGATTATTTCAAAGACGTAAGGCAGGCAAGGCAAGTTCAATCCTCGCAGTGGTAACAGCATTCACTCTATTATTATCTGCATGTTCATCAGGAAGCGAATCAACATCTTCATCAGGAGAGTCGGGTTCGGGGGAAAAAACGACTTTGAAAGTAGAAATCTTCGACCGGGGAAACACTCCAGCGGGCTACACCATTTCGGACAGTTATCTGACTCGCTTCATTCAAGAGAAGTTTGGCGATCCAAACAACATCGACGTTCAATTTGTTCCGGTACCACGCTCGGAGGAAGTACAGAAGCTTAACGTTCTGATGGCGAGTGGCTCTGAAGTACCTGATATCGTCTTTACCTACGATTCGGGAACATTCAACCGGTATGCAGAGCAAGGAGGTCTCACCGAACTTACGGATCTGATCAATCAAAGTGGTCCTAACCTGAAGAAGTTCCTGGGAGATGAAACGCTGGCCTACGGTCAATATGATGGACAACAGTTCGCGGTTCCAGGTAAACGTCTTGTACTTGGCAAGTACGCATCCTATGTTCGTCAGGACTGGCTGGACGCACTTGGACTGCCTTCCCCTGAGACAGCTGAGGAGCTGCATACTACACTGAAGGCGTTCAAGGAAAAAGATCCGGGTAAAGTCGGCACAGGACTTATTCCGATGGGGATGTCCATTGCCTCGGCTCAATATGAACCACTGATCTGGTCATTCATTGAACCGTTGACGGAAGAACAAAAATATACATTAACGCAGCAACTGGGTTCCAATGACTATCCAACGTTGTTGCCTGGTTTCAAGGACGCCCTGAAATATATGAACACACTTTATAATGAAGGATTAATGAGCAAGGACTTTGGACTCGACAAAGACAAGAAAAAGCTGTGGGAAGATGTATCTAACGGGAAAGTTGGATTCTACACTGAGGATGCAGGGGAGATTTATATCTCTGGTACGTACAAAAACCTGCAAACCAATCAACCGGGTGCAGTGATTACACCCATTGATGCATTCAAAAACTCCGAAGGCAAATTCGCCAAACCGGCGTATGCACCCAATGCAATGTATGTCATGATTCCGAAATCGAGCAAAAATGCGGAAGCAGCGATGAAGTATCTGGATTGGATGGCTTCGGGCAACAACCTGTTCGACCTGCAATTCGGTGTTGAAAACGAGAACTATGAACTTGTGGATGGGGTACCACTGATCAAAGATGATGCTTCTCCCGAAATTGCAGGCCGTATCTATAATTCCGGTGACATTGCCATTATTGTCAATGGTAAATACGTTGGGGATGACAAGAAAAATGAAGAGGCCTATGTCGTACAGGTAGAGTCGAAGTATCGGGATGATATGCGTAAGTCGGTAGCGATCTCTAACACGGATACGATTCAACCAGTGCGCTTCTCCAAACCGATTGATGCAGAAGCGCGCTACGGTAATGGTTTGAAAGACAAGTTTATGGAGTTCTTCGTGAAAACAACCATTTCCAAACTCGCTGATTTTGAAGCCACGTATGACAGCATGATGAAGGACTACATGGCGAGCGGTGGTCAAGCAATCCTGGATGAGCGTACAGAAGCTTACAATGCAATGAAATAA
- a CDS encoding ABC transporter permease subunit, whose translation MKTSIYFRRNWQLYALLLLPMIYFIIFKYGPMYGVQIAFKDFNFFQGISGSEWIGLDAFREVFQNQGFYTALRNTLVLNMLDLLVSFPAPLILAILLFELKKAWFKKLAQTLLYIPHFISWVIIGGIVLQVFGTQSGFINNILMSMGFDPLPFLSDKNYWLFTYLAVGVWQSAGWGTILYLASLTGINRELYEAAEVDGASRLRRIWHISLPGIKTTIVTLLIINVGNMISIGFDRPFIIGNVAVREYSDVLSTFVYRVGLQSGQVTLATAVGLFQALVGLVFILGANYTSKKLTDESIM comes from the coding sequence ATGAAAACAAGCATCTATTTCCGCAGAAACTGGCAACTATATGCGTTGCTCCTACTGCCCATGATCTACTTCATTATTTTCAAGTATGGGCCAATGTATGGCGTGCAGATTGCGTTCAAGGATTTTAACTTCTTTCAAGGGATCTCTGGTAGTGAGTGGATTGGTTTGGATGCATTCAGAGAAGTTTTTCAAAATCAGGGATTTTACACTGCATTACGCAACACGTTAGTGCTAAACATGCTGGATCTACTGGTTTCCTTCCCGGCACCACTTATATTAGCCATCTTATTGTTCGAGCTGAAGAAGGCCTGGTTCAAAAAGTTGGCACAGACTTTACTGTACATTCCTCACTTTATTTCGTGGGTCATTATTGGAGGGATCGTACTTCAGGTATTCGGTACACAATCCGGTTTCATTAACAATATCTTAATGAGCATGGGGTTTGATCCATTACCTTTCCTTTCAGACAAAAACTATTGGCTCTTTACGTATCTTGCGGTAGGTGTGTGGCAGAGTGCAGGCTGGGGTACGATTCTGTATCTGGCATCCCTGACAGGGATTAACCGGGAGCTGTATGAAGCGGCAGAAGTGGATGGAGCAAGTCGGTTACGCAGAATCTGGCACATCTCCTTGCCAGGCATCAAAACAACGATTGTTACCTTATTGATCATCAATGTCGGCAACATGATCTCCATCGGCTTCGACCGACCGTTTATTATCGGAAATGTGGCTGTACGTGAATACTCGGATGTGCTCAGCACGTTTGTCTATCGTGTCGGTTTACAATCCGGTCAGGTCACGCTTGCAACAGCTGTAGGTTTGTTCCAGGCATTAGTTGGACTTGTCTTCATACTGGGAGCGAATTACACGTCCAAGAAATTAACCGATGAGAGCATTATGTAG
- a CDS encoding carbohydrate ABC transporter permease, whose translation MSENTANRIFNMVNVILIIITMVLCLAPFIHIIAISLSSNRAIGSGEVSFFPKELSFEAYTKVFADGSMIRSLIYTIWLTVLSTVLSMVMTIAAAYPLAKSNLKGRKWFMLVIVVTMFFSGGIIPEYILIKNLHLLDSTWGLILPGLISPFYMIILITFFRGIPESLEEAAGIDGSSHFGTLMRIILPLSLPVMATLSLFYAVGRWNGFQDALMYITKPELYPLQLKLYQMIQQNQITELMQNEGIGAVQVLPESLKAASVIFSTLPILLVYPWLQRYFISGVMVGAVKG comes from the coding sequence ATGTCTGAAAACACGGCGAATCGAATATTCAACATGGTAAACGTCATTCTTATTATCATTACGATGGTGCTGTGTCTTGCACCATTCATTCATATTATTGCGATCTCGCTCAGTTCCAACCGAGCGATCGGTTCAGGAGAAGTTTCCTTTTTCCCCAAAGAGCTGTCCTTTGAGGCATACACCAAAGTATTTGCAGATGGATCGATGATTCGTTCCCTCATCTATACCATTTGGCTGACCGTCCTGAGTACGGTGCTAAGCATGGTGATGACCATTGCAGCGGCATATCCACTGGCGAAGAGTAATCTGAAAGGGCGCAAGTGGTTCATGCTTGTCATTGTGGTGACAATGTTCTTCAGCGGGGGCATTATCCCCGAGTACATTCTGATCAAAAATCTACATTTACTCGATAGCACATGGGGACTTATTCTGCCTGGATTGATTAGTCCGTTCTATATGATCATCCTCATTACCTTCTTCCGAGGGATTCCCGAAAGTCTGGAAGAAGCAGCAGGCATTGATGGAAGCAGCCACTTCGGAACACTTATGCGCATTATTTTGCCACTATCCCTTCCGGTTATGGCAACACTGAGCCTATTCTACGCGGTAGGACGGTGGAATGGTTTCCAGGATGCACTCATGTATATTACGAAGCCTGAGCTATACCCTTTGCAATTGAAGTTGTATCAGATGATTCAGCAAAACCAGATTACAGAACTAATGCAGAACGAAGGCATTGGTGCCGTTCAGGTCCTGCCTGAGAGTCTGAAAGCAGCCAGTGTTATATTCTCAACGTTACCGATCCTGCTTGTGTACCCGTGGTTGCAGCGGTACTTTATCAGTGGCGTAATGGTAGGTGCTGTAAAAGGTTAA
- a CDS encoding TIM barrel protein → MYTDKQEYSFSTCWNIKRHKTGQGMIEEIKSLGFKQVELNYNVTEEMLQTIEPMIERGEIGVSSVHNTFPHVADPDYGTDSVLLGFDDEPRRKRAIELLLRSAEYAHRYGAKAVVVHPGEVPFEYNIDEALKKIYHDQGPDSTAYQSLWQEMLEKREDGSAHYLSRIQESLEEVCDLSEQRGYGVNFGIETRSRCYQMPTLHEAGTIIERMKGAPLGLWYDIGHGMMMDRMGLYDNVREANALIDHVVGVHIHETVGLADHWCPYIHSKDMTFFDSFLDIIDRSPVKVYELKAACTPEEIDESHGIITARIAERHAARQRE, encoded by the coding sequence ATGTACACAGACAAACAAGAATATTCGTTCTCAACATGTTGGAATATCAAACGTCATAAGACCGGACAAGGCATGATTGAGGAGATCAAGTCTCTCGGATTCAAACAGGTTGAACTGAATTATAACGTGACGGAAGAGATGCTGCAGACGATAGAGCCGATGATTGAACGGGGAGAGATCGGTGTATCCAGTGTGCATAATACATTTCCGCATGTGGCTGATCCGGATTACGGAACGGATTCCGTCCTGCTCGGATTTGATGATGAACCGCGCCGTAAACGGGCGATTGAACTGTTACTTCGCTCAGCCGAGTACGCACATCGTTATGGTGCCAAGGCTGTTGTTGTACATCCCGGTGAGGTTCCGTTCGAATACAATATAGATGAAGCGTTGAAAAAGATATACCACGATCAAGGACCGGATTCAACGGCATATCAATCTTTATGGCAAGAGATGCTGGAGAAGCGGGAAGATGGCAGCGCACATTATCTGAGCCGGATTCAGGAAAGTCTCGAAGAGGTATGCGACTTGTCCGAGCAGCGAGGATATGGGGTGAATTTTGGTATTGAGACCCGTTCACGCTGTTATCAGATGCCGACATTGCACGAAGCGGGAACGATTATTGAACGCATGAAGGGCGCGCCGCTTGGTCTCTGGTACGATATTGGTCACGGCATGATGATGGATCGTATGGGGCTGTACGATAATGTACGTGAGGCTAACGCGTTGATTGATCACGTGGTTGGCGTGCATATTCATGAAACTGTAGGGTTGGCAGATCATTGGTGTCCATACATTCATAGTAAAGACATGACCTTCTTTGATTCATTTTTGGATATTATCGACCGTTCTCCGGTGAAAGTATATGAGCTAAAAGCCGCGTGTACGCCGGAAGAAATCGATGAGAGTCATGGAATAATCACGGCTCGTATTGCTGAACGTCATGCGGCGCGTCAGCGCGAATAG
- a CDS encoding AAA family ATPase, whose protein sequence is MNKLIFFLGGAGSGKTTLAKALSRKHKAAFFDMDILLRPAAEAIMTLQGLDPSDRDSPEYKRLCRDLGYRITMDAALDNVQLGIDTIVVGPFTKEIGTPGWIEQELAGIGRSLKDTDVRVAYIYLENEALYHKRISARKSPLDEWKLANWDAFRASLVRKEIAWPLPSASVAYIDNSSDDPAIAYAELERRMYE, encoded by the coding sequence ATGAACAAACTAATTTTTTTTCTCGGCGGGGCCGGAAGTGGCAAGACCACCCTTGCCAAAGCCCTTTCCCGTAAACATAAAGCGGCTTTCTTTGATATGGATATTCTGCTTCGTCCCGCGGCTGAGGCGATCATGACCCTTCAGGGACTTGATCCATCCGACCGAGATTCGCCTGAATACAAAAGGTTGTGCCGTGATCTTGGGTACCGCATTACGATGGACGCCGCTCTGGATAACGTTCAGTTGGGTATCGATACGATCGTTGTGGGGCCATTTACCAAGGAAATCGGTACCCCTGGCTGGATCGAGCAGGAGCTCGCAGGGATTGGACGTTCTCTGAAAGATACGGATGTGCGTGTGGCCTATATTTATTTAGAGAATGAAGCATTGTATCACAAGCGGATCTCAGCAAGAAAATCCCCACTAGATGAATGGAAGTTAGCCAACTGGGATGCCTTCAGAGCTTCTCTCGTCCGAAAAGAAATAGCCTGGCCCCTCCCTTCTGCATCCGTCGCTTATATTGATAATTCCAGTGATGATCCTGCGATTGCCTATGCTGAACTTGAACGACGGATGTACGAATAA
- a CDS encoding helix-turn-helix transcriptional regulator, with amino-acid sequence MQVNKQMIKGSTETLILTLLQERPLYGYELIKELHRQSEGVFNLKEGTLYPILHAMEIEGWVESYWMEVEGRKRKYYSIRDKGMEALQSKKAEWNLFRRAVDRVLGEGGLT; translated from the coding sequence TTGCAGGTTAACAAACAAATGATTAAAGGCAGTACCGAAACATTGATTCTGACCCTGCTTCAGGAACGACCGTTGTACGGATATGAATTAATCAAGGAACTACATCGTCAATCCGAGGGTGTGTTTAATCTGAAAGAGGGCACGTTATATCCTATTTTGCATGCTATGGAGATTGAAGGTTGGGTAGAGTCGTACTGGATGGAGGTTGAAGGTCGTAAACGGAAATATTATTCGATTCGTGACAAGGGGATGGAGGCCTTACAAAGTAAAAAAGCAGAGTGGAATTTGTTCCGTAGAGCTGTGGATCGGGTGCTTGGGGAAGGAGGCCTGACATGA
- a CDS encoding FtsW/RodA/SpoVE family cell cycle protein — translation MTNRHERIQHYLDHMCVQVKAREVHNDLRNELGNHMEEIILDKEQEGYTEEEAIAYAIEQMGDPAVVGKSMHRLHRHRMHWGLLVGLIGLSIISLLLMWIFTINVADEKYQFLYRGHVLYTAIGVMMMLFFIYFDYRKLKKAAWWIYILLNVMLWISPMITTDIYGNSRYWSLFGLTLDLTTASVWILPLAIGAVMLDKLRSNCNMQSILTYIAMVTIPAVLLFQTLDWVRLFLFGIMSIILFGWLTRKWLYTVIGALITGIIFVLLLFFADQYGRLERLTVVLNLQDDPYGSAYSNYSIIEIIRSSGWWGNGIDTTFDRFKTSYFNYPGVLLIDVFGWSGGILLLVAIIWFVANMVKMLPRIWDDFGRMIIVSITAMFAMQIIYSLAMTTGKAPIISITFPFIGYGNHLMFDYAMLGVLLGVYRRKDTISMRDGKIRKKMGADLLTDS, via the coding sequence ATGACGAATCGACATGAGCGAATTCAGCATTATCTTGATCACATGTGTGTTCAGGTTAAAGCTCGCGAAGTACATAACGACCTGCGTAATGAGTTGGGAAACCACATGGAAGAGATCATTTTGGACAAAGAACAAGAAGGTTATACAGAGGAAGAAGCAATTGCATATGCCATTGAACAGATGGGTGATCCTGCAGTGGTAGGCAAGAGTATGCACCGATTGCATCGCCATCGAATGCACTGGGGGCTGTTAGTTGGATTAATTGGTTTGTCTATAATTAGCCTGTTGTTAATGTGGATTTTTACAATTAATGTAGCAGATGAAAAGTATCAGTTCTTATATCGCGGTCATGTGTTGTACACCGCTATAGGTGTAATGATGATGTTGTTCTTTATTTACTTTGATTATCGTAAGTTGAAAAAAGCTGCTTGGTGGATCTATATTCTGCTTAATGTCATGTTGTGGATCAGTCCAATGATAACTACAGATATTTACGGTAATAGCAGATATTGGAGCTTATTTGGCTTAACACTAGACCTTACCACAGCTTCAGTGTGGATTTTGCCACTTGCTATAGGTGCCGTTATGCTGGACAAGCTTCGTTCCAATTGTAATATGCAATCCATACTGACCTACATTGCGATGGTAACGATTCCCGCAGTGCTATTATTTCAAACGTTGGACTGGGTTCGCTTGTTTCTGTTTGGCATAATGTCCATTATTTTATTTGGCTGGCTCACGCGAAAATGGCTTTATACAGTCATAGGTGCTCTTATAACAGGAATTATTTTTGTATTGTTATTGTTCTTTGCAGATCAATACGGACGACTGGAGAGGCTCACTGTCGTTTTGAATCTTCAGGATGACCCTTACGGCAGTGCCTATAGTAACTATTCCATTATTGAAATTATTCGATCATCGGGTTGGTGGGGTAACGGGATTGATACAACGTTTGACAGGTTTAAAACGAGTTATTTCAATTACCCAGGTGTGCTACTCATTGATGTGTTTGGCTGGTCTGGCGGGATACTGCTATTGGTGGCGATCATCTGGTTTGTTGCCAATATGGTGAAAATGCTTCCTCGTATATGGGATGATTTTGGCCGTATGATTATTGTGAGTATCACAGCTATGTTTGCAATGCAAATCATCTATTCGCTGGCTATGACTACCGGAAAAGCACCTATTATCAGTATCACTTTTCCTTTTATTGGATACGGAAATCACTTGATGTTTGATTACGCCATGCTCGGTGTACTTCTCGGTGTGTACCGCCGGAAGGATACTATTTCGATGAGAGATGGAAAAATACGGAAGAAGATGGGTGCCGACTTGCTGACCGATTCATAG